One region of Sulfolobales archaeon genomic DNA includes:
- a CDS encoding glycosyltransferase: YLKDIAYRSMKAVEWRSLRMISNRIAISLRDKEIIKKLYNLETHYLGPTVRGSRRDCSSRDQKLIESLGLECNGYALFVGSPHKPNIDALNSVLNGIYKGKVDIDLAIVGGIGRYIGGRISDKRVKILGIVPDNILRSLYCCASLSLAPIVSGGGVPIKLIESILYGVPTITSKRAELIIPGLKHLENVVIIERIGGIAEALKILSRDRTLRDKISEGARRIADELIGFERTIKRYRTYIENITNQ, encoded by the coding sequence GATATCTTAAAGACATCGCATATAGATCCATGAAGGCTGTTGAGTGGAGATCTCTGAGGATGATATCCAACAGAATTGCTATATCCCTAAGGGATAAAGAGATCATCAAGAAGCTCTATAACCTAGAGACACACTATCTAGGCCCAACGGTAAGAGGCTCTAGAAGGGATTGCAGCTCAAGGGATCAGAAGTTGATAGAAAGCCTAGGTCTCGAGTGTAATGGCTATGCCTTATTCGTTGGAAGCCCTCACAAGCCGAATATCGATGCTCTCAATAGCGTCTTGAACGGGATCTATAAGGGGAAAGTAGATATAGATCTAGCTATAGTTGGGGGTATAGGGAGATATATAGGAGGGAGGATCTCTGATAAGCGGGTTAAGATCCTAGGGATAGTCCCAGATAACATCTTAAGATCCCTCTACTGCTGTGCATCACTCTCGCTGGCCCCTATAGTGAGCGGTGGTGGAGTGCCGATAAAGCTGATAGAATCAATATTATATGGAGTACCAACCATAACTTCTAAGAGAGCCGAGCTAATTATACCAGGGTTAAAACACCTTGAGAACGTGGTTATTATCGAGAGGATCGGGGGTATAGCTGAAGCCCTAAAGATCCTCTCGAGGGATAGGACGCTCAGAGACAAGATCTCCGAGGGGGCCCGGAGAATAGCTGATGAGCTAATAGGATTTGAAAGAACCATCAAGAGATATAGAACATATATTGAGAACATAACGAATCAATAA